Genomic window (Magnolia sinica isolate HGM2019 chromosome 10, MsV1, whole genome shotgun sequence):
AATTAAGAAAGACAGATACATTCATCAAGCTTCTAAACTAGAAGCCCATCCCAAAATACATAACTTTCTCATATAGTTCACAAGTTAGCCTCCACATTCTAATTCTCCATCTTTCCATGCTAGGAACAAGCCTTCGATCCCCAACATCAGCCGTGACATGTTAAGGAGGCCAAAGAACCTCACACACACCAATCTTGCAATCTAGAAATGGATAAATCATCTACATCTTGCATACATATAAAGCATATATTAGGAATAATCATTGACCTCTAATGAAGGTAATCAATTATGAGCACCTGCTCCTACCCACTTGCCAAGTAAAAGCCATTATGGTATGAGGAGAACCATAATGCACACCAAAGCAGTATGACTCGATTGCGTTCTGATGATGGCTGTAATAGCAACCGACTTTTCCTTTCTTCACTTTGCCGAGGACGATTAGCCACGAAGCCGCTCCAAAAGCCCAGTGAAATCATCCACCTCCttatacatgaaaaataataaatagaaaatgaaaatagaagaaaagaaaagagaggaatggAAGATATCTTTTTAATCTGAGGAAGTTGGGCCCATTGATCTGATGCACCGGATCATGAATGGGGGATTCTCAGCAATCTCCTAGATTAAATAATCCCAATCCTTCTATGTGTATGCTAGAACTAGGCCATCAAAAGGAAATATGgcagtggtccacattcaactgaacaAGAAACCAAAAGGTAGAGAGATGTGACCTTTTAGTGGGATTTTCAAAGGATCCCCGTCACCATTGGTGCCCATCAGAGGAGGAACTGGTTTGGGGTGACCCGAACACTGCCCAGCTAGGTGGTGTTGAGTGCTATGGTGCCACCCTGATTTATGCGTTCTATATCCtggccatccatcctttttttttttttttcagttcattttagattATAAGCCCTAAAACGAAGTGAATCAAAAGCTACTAAACTAAacgtttggatgaagctgatatttgtgttttccccttcatttgggtatgtgtgatcttatcaagAGGTCAGATGTCAAATTTATGTTACAGTACGGCCTCCGGTGGTTTCAATCATGgctgtcattatccccactgattcctgtagtgtggtccacttgagctcccattctacttttttttttacacactcacgCTCGTGGAATTTCGCCACTTATGGATACTCGTACCctcgaccgggtgttgaaactcctgggagtctaccacccaagcaagagcagGGATCCCTGccaatttacttcaattttgggcttttcTGCTAAAATAagccgaaaaaatggatggacagcatgaaaataaaacacacacatcacagtggtcaCCACAGCAGGTGTTGGTGGGGTCACCGCAGAATTCCCTTCCAGCGGATGAATGTTCTGGTTATTGAACTGTAGGCCGCACTTACAAGTACTAGCGAGGGAGGcaagtggattgcgtggtgtgccacatacCATACACCTTGGTGGTGGTCACCGAGTTGTATGGgccttgtgttatatccacacattCAATACATTCTGGAAAatcattttagttcatgagccagaaaaatgaggcagatagaaggctcaactagaccacaccgcagaagtggggataatgatatccaccgttgaagccttcctaaggcccatcatgatatttatttgtcatccaacgtctttacaaggtcacactgacctgtgtggaaaaaaaaaattaggttgatcaaaaacttctgtggcccacttaagcttcggatccacctcatttttaagcccatggacTAAAATGacctcataaaatggatggacggtgtggatataacacatacctcatggttagCCCAAGGAACTTTGTGACGCTAACATACCACATAGTTgggtgatgtgtggtacaccatcaGATCCGATTTCAAGCGCCCTGCTTACAAGTGAgacagaaagagagggagagagggagacgTACAACTGTTCATCGCTGTCCCTCCTTGCCCACAAAGCACAACCCATCTATAGCAATTCTGTGATGTATTTTCCACCAACTTCACGAAATGTTCTAATTTCAGCGATGTGACGCACTTTGAGATGGTCATCTCCGCCGCCCCTTACCCTCTTCATGAATTCTTCTGACATGTCAACTAAAAATAGATGTTGGATGGCAGCGAGGTGCTGAAAGCCATCTGGGAGCATCTTTAGCTTTGGACAACTCCCAATAAGGAGATGCTGTAGAGATTTCATTGTACCCTCCTCTATTCTACTCCACTCTTCCAATTCTTCCATAGCTGTGATAATCATGGTTCTGAGCTTCGGAAATCCAACAGACGTGCAATAAATCTGCTTCCCTACATAAGCATTATTGAGACACAGGGAAACCAGATTGGGTAACTGTCCAAGGGTAATGAGTGGATCTTTCACAAATTGGCAATCCATAAGTGTAATGCGCCGGAGACAGTTGTGTGAACCAATCCATTGGGGAAATTCTTCCATCGCACATACCAAATAAAGTTTCTCAAGGTACTGTGGAGGCTGTGACAATTCTTGTAAATTGAGTTCTTGATCATAGCCCAGGCCCACTATTTTGAGAGATCGCAACCATTTCAACTGACTAATGGAATCACATAGTTGTCTACAATCTTCCCCTTTTACTTCTCCAATTGTTAATTTCTTTAGTTGGGTTAAGTAACCCAACTCTCTCGAAAAGCCACCGTCAACTGATGCACCTGATAGTGTTTGGAGGTTGCTTAAACTGGCTATTCGCTCAGGCATCTTATAGAATTCCCTACTGCCaataaatttcatcaaattaagaTGCGTCAATGTCGTAAGCATCTCTATTCCAGTGGGTAAACCTTTCAAATGGGAATCTCTGACATCCAGCGTCTGTAGGTTGTGCAGTCTTTGCAATGAAACAGGGAGTTCCTCAATCTCTGTCCTCCTCAAGCTCAAATACCGTAAGTGAATCAACCCTCCAACTTCATTCGGCAAAATCTTTATTTTAGTGCCTTCTAGATCTAATCCCCTCaataatttgaattttgaaaacatTCTACAGAAAGAGGAAGAGGGAAATTCCTGGTCGTTAAATAGAAGAAGTGACCGAGGATTCAATTCAGGCATGCTTCCTGGAATATCAATTGCAGTGTTTTGGATGGCCAACCGACGTTGCACTTCTTTGAAATTATTTCTTCGATTTGTTAGGATTGCTGCGAAATTTTCCTTCTTAAACATGTGAATAGCAATGTCACGCATGAGGTCATGCACTTGACACGCTATCAATTCCCCTGTATCATGAAGAATGACAGGTTGGAGCAGGTTCCTATCAATGAGCTGAGTAAAGTAATTACTTGAAACTTCTTCAGGTGTCTTTCGTGGATGTTCCTCAATGAAGCCCTCGGCCACCCACATGCGAATCAGCTTCTTTCTCTTAATCACATGATCCTCAGGAAACAGACCACAATACAAGAAACAATATTTGAGGTGAAAAGGTAAATAGTTGTAACTCGTTAGCAGGGCTCGATTTAATCTTGCAAGATCTTCATTATCTTTCAGTTCCGAATCAAGATTTTCAAACACTACACTCCATTCAGCTAGATCAGTTCCCTTATTTGACATGAGGCCACCAATTACCACAATGGCGAGTGGTAACCCTTTGCATCTTTTGACCATGGCATTTCCCACTTCGACTAAGTGCTGCGGACAGGTTCCCTGAGTGTCTTCGTTCATAAATGCCCTTTTTACGAAGAGTTCCCAAGCCAATTCATGAGATAATGGCTTCATTTTGTGTATATGCCATTTCTCATGGACAGGGCGGGCTGTATTTTCACTGCGAGTGGTGAAGATGATCTTGCTACCACCTTCATGAGGCAAAGCATATTTGACAGCTTCCCAAACACTAGTATCCCATATATCATCAAGGAACAGAGCGTACCTTTTTACTTGCAAATAGTTGTTGATCATCTCTGCTAATTTTTCCTCATCCATTGTCTCTGTATGATTTGGAGCCGCCTCCCGCCTGCTCTCATAAAATCCTTCAAGCATGCGCTTCAAGATTTCCTTCTTTTGGAATGATTGAGACACATAAATCCATGCATGGCAATCAAAACTTGTCTTTGCAGTTTTGTACACTTTCTTTGCAAGAGTCGTCTTTCCGGAACCGCCCATCCCCACAATCGAAATGACAGTACGCTGTTGTGTCTCCTCTTTTTCCAGCAACAATTGCTCGAGTTTCATGGTGTCATTCTTGAGCCCCACGATGTCTGCTTCTTCGACCCAAGAAGCTGCAACTCCAGGATCTCGATGTCCATCATCGTTAGCAATTGAACTTCTTCCTTCCTGAAATGCAGAGTGAAACCCAAACCGTTCGCCTCTTTCTTGTATCTCCTTCACCTCCTTTCTAATCTTTCGAATTTGAGTACTGAACCGGTGTCGAAATATCAACTGCTTGATGAAACAGGCATGAAAGACAATGCAACCCATGTGTCCATTCCAAAGACGGCGTTGTGACTCCATTCGAATCATGAACTCATCGACTGAATCTTCAGCATTGTAGACTAAGTACCTTACTTGGGTAATCCAAGCCTCCACAAGTTCCTCCCTCTCCTTTCTTCGATCAGCATCCTTTAAGAAAGCTCTCATGGTTTGGAGCTCATTCTTGATCCACACAACATCATCATGAAATCCAGAGAGGAGATCCACTTCATTGACTAGTTGCTCACCCAATTTTTGAACGAAAAAGGAAATAACAGCCTCAGCCATTTCTACACTCTCGTTTCACTTCCCACTGAATCAATGAAAACTTCTCCTGCTTTCGAATTTTGGATGGAGAGAACCCCAATTCCTCCACCTCTTACTCTATCCTCTCcttgctttcttctttcttcactcCTTCCtttattctaaaaaataaaaaaataaataaaaaaaaaccatttaGGATCTTTTTTGCATTTCTTGGATTGTTTCCCAAATCTTGTGGGGAGCCAACGGAAACAGAGATGCAGCTTGTGAGCTTAAGCTAATCTGGGCTttatgaaaaataagaaatttaattagtttttacTGCTTATGACTTAATTCGATGATGATAAGAAATTTCTTTAAAGGATTTCTTTGGATTTGAATGGTAGCTTTCTTCGTCTTCATTACAAGTTTCCTATGAAGATAATGGAATTTATATACTTATAAGACATGCAGATAATTATAAAAGAGAGGTAGAACAAAATTCTTTTCCTCTTCTCCTTTGGTTGCTTCTGCTTTTCCTTGTTAGGTATTGGGCACGAAGGATCCTTCCTGATCCAGTAGGCTGGGTTCCGGTCGACTTGCAAAAGCTAGGGTGGCAAATGGGCTGGCTCGGACCAGTGAAGCCCGAGACTATCCTGCTAGTGTacttcaaaagaaaaataaaagaacagGTAATTTAAAATTCACAACGGGTGACCATTATGTAGTGTTTTAAATTCATAATGGTTAGCCAATCTACATTTTCGAACCAGTTATATGCAAGAACTATATTCTTCGTGCAGTGTCAAACTAGTTATATGAGATTATGATAACTCAGCTAAAATCTGAAAAAGCCCCAAAGAAGAAGTACAAAACCTAAGATGTGGACGtgaagaaatctaccatcagtaGTTACTTTCTAGATGGTAGATGAGAAATTTGTGGTACAATAGGTGAATGAGTTTGATCTCATAGTCCATGAAATTATATGTGAATGAATTAAGTTAAACAAATTCTTCCAAGTAGTGGCTGTGAATGATAAGTTGTTACCTTTTTTAaggatttcaaaattttcttacaacataaaatataaaatacaaGAACTCTCCATGGAACAACAAGTCATTTGTCTTTAAATCAAGGAAGATGCAAGGCTCCAAGATAAAATAGAAGGCAAGAAAGAAGATATATCTAAAGTTCTTTTAGTAAATAAGCAGTATAGccaaaatcaatcaaagaaaccAAATAACCTGAAGCCAAATTAAAACTAGTTTAAAAAGAAGTCTAAacttaagaaaaataacaaaaaaaaaaaagtagcaatTTGGACAAATAGTCTGGTTTCTATGTTTGTGGAAAATTAGGTCATTTAATTTCACAAGAGAATGCTCTAAATGTAAAAAGAAACCAACACATGTACCTTAGGCAAATCTGACCAAAAAAAACCTGAAATAATGACCATTTGAAGAGTTGAATATGTTCATATTGATCCTTGCAATGGTTGGTGGATAGTCATAGGTACTAGCATACACTTGTGTTACAATCGCACATTGTTTAATTAGTATAAAGAGGTTTGTTCATTAAAAATGTTTCAAATGGGGAATGTTGTCACTGTAAACCTATTCAGACAGAGAAAGTTTGAATTAGTTTTTACCTCTGGAAAAACTATTATCTTGGCAAATGTCTTTCACGTGCCAGACATATGCAAGAATTTGGTTTCAAATTATCTTTTGAAGAAGTTAGGTATAAAGCAGGTTATTTAGTcagattaaataataataattaacaaTGGTTCTTGTTTTAATTCACTAAATAAATGCtaaaattattttcttaaatgataaattgaaagaagatatatatatatatatatatatatatatatatatatatatatatatatatatatatatatatatatatatatatatatatatatatatataaccactaTAGTATACACCAGCGACTTTAATATAAAGCTAAAATATAATACTAGTGGAGGAATATCTCTGACTGAATATGCGAACATCATtagcagtatatatatatatatatatatatatatatatatatagagagagagagagagagagagagagagagagagagagagagagagagagagagagactatagCATACAACAACTCACATCCATTTCTTTTGACCTTAATACAAAGCTAAAATATAATACTAGTGAAGGAATATCCTTGACTGAATGTTCCGGCATCATTAGTAGTCTGGCCTATGCTATAAACTGTGGATTAGACTAGATATATATTGCCTCTGTTATAAGTAAAGTAGATCAGAGTTACATGCATTATAATGCAATATATAGAGTCCTTAGATATCTTAAAAGGACTTATGACTTGGGTCTTTGTTATCAAATATTTTCAGATGTAACTAAAAGTTATAGCAACATTGATCGAAATTTAAGATCAAATGATTCTAAATCTTCTAGTAGttttattttcaatggtagacaaagTTGttttatggggaaaaaaaaaaagaaaagaaaaagaaaaagaagatttgtATGGctcaatccactatgaaatttgAGCTGGTTGCCTTAGCAGCAGTTGGTGATGAGACAGAATGGATTAAAACCTTAATAATCAATATACCATTTTGGGCGAAACCAGTACCACCTATATTCATTCACTGTCATAACTTGCCTAGTATAGGGAAAGCTAATAACAAGTGTTACagtgaaaaatatagaaaaatccATCTGAAGCATGGTTATGTGAGACAATTACTAAATAATGGTGTGATAAGTATGAACTTTATATAATCCAACGATCATATTGCAAATCCTTTAACGAAAGTTCTAGGTAGAGAAAATGTCTGTCTAAAAAGCATCATAAGAGATGAGACTTAAATCCATAAAAatgaatcattaaaaataataacctAACATGAGAATTAGATATTTCAAGAATTTGgtttaataaaaaaagaaaagtttctatgTGATTCATTGGTTGAACAACTTTATATAATTATAAGAAAATATTTCTCTAAGTCCCTTTATGTGATATTAGTAATGCAAATTTCGGTAACATCTCGAGGTTGGGTATATCCCTTGATGAATTTATAGTATTGACTTAAGGAGGGATGAAAAGTTGTTATGGAAACACTATTGATGAACTCACCTATATGAGGGTGGAAATAGGGCCTCTTTATGTGAGAATTAAGCTAATTCTCTAGTGCACTAATGAAACAGAGATATTGCACATCACCATAACATGCAATTATGAACACCTTGTAAGATCTAAACtatggtatgtgttatatatacaaTATACTTTTAAAGAAATTTAAAAGACTCAATTTACTAATTTCTTATATACTCTAAACACGGTTCACTAAGTGAGGTTCAAGTACAATAGTTCTTTgtattatcattttttatttttgaaataagTGGGGGAATATTATtgtatttcaaaagaaaaataaaagaaaacatatattttaaaattcgtAAAGGTCGTTACATAGTGttttaaatttataataataaaccattacatAATCTTTTAAATTTGTAACGATTAACCATTACATAATCTTTTAAATCTATAATGGTCAAGTGTTAGAACTCCAATCTCTATAAAAACACCCACATACCCCTCCTTTTACAACAACATAggaaatcctctctctctctctctctctcaatatggAGGTGACCTTTTGCTGGCTTTTAACTAAGGGTCATGTTGGGATTTTACCACCACCAGTGCACACAGTGGTGATCTGAAATATGGGGTGATTGTATCCTAGGGATAGCATGTTGGAGCCTTCTGTAGTGGTTTAACTCACCGAAAATGAGAACTATCTCAAAGATAGCAACCTAGTTCGCGCTTCCGCCCAGTAGAAATCTTGAACTTTAATTGCCTAGTTGATATCTGTTCTTTCCAATCTATAGGTGTGAGATTccattttataaattattttttataccaatatttttttgttttttaacacaGCCCACTGTTAGTCAAGGTCGATGTGGGCTTTAACGCCCATGGGTTGGAGTTGAGTTTTGGACCCGATGACTAATTAGACTAGACATTAGATTGTGTCTAACCAAGGGCCTAACAAGTATGCCTTGGCTGGGCCTATAACTAGCCCCTTTGGCCGCATCATCCGAAAGGTTGTTTGAGGCCTAAACTCCATTTTGATTCAAATTGTAGTCTATCTCATGCGTGTAGATGCACCTTCCAAACTCTCATATCATCTCCCCACTCAGTAAATAAGCGTTAAatcactgatttttttttttttttcaagttgacCAAAAAAGTGGGCTTGAAACCTCTCCTCTTGAAAACACTCCTTTTAACCAGCGCATCCAGATGGGTCCTTAAAATTTGTTGGTCTTAGTGTTTGGATGGTATACCAACCTAGCACAGTCCTGATTCAGGCTTATCTGGGATGGGTTACATGTCTTGGCTCTTGTGTCGGACTTAGAGATGCATCTGTTTGGCCCATTTACCATCCGCAAGGgaaatgaagaagttatttaaTACTTCTATAGAGTGTGAAGctccaaataaaaaaaaagtgtgaAGCTCCGTATGCATGCACATAGAAATTGTCCACTTGGCATCCATATGTCTCAAATCAATCAACCcaaataatgggacccacaatagaTGGGGTGTATACCCAAACTCAGATTAACAGAGATTTGTTTGTTGAATATAACACATTGACTATTTTAGTGGATGTCCTCAAAATTAGCTAGCTATGATAGCAAGTTTGGGGCCATTTAGCATTGTTATGTAGATGCCTTGCATTCTGCAAGGCATTATCGACCGTGAGGATCGACGGTCAACCCTtgctcactgtgatgttcatgGTTGACTGTGAATGTTTATGCTTGACTGTTGGTGCTACCATCAAGTTTCGCGATTTTGCATGAAATGGAGTATTTAAGTTCCTTTTTTTATTAGGGCTAAGAGTGATACGAGTGTATTCTCTCAAGGGACTACGATTGGTCAAGAGAGAGGGTTTTTTACACTTATAAATGGCTTCAGAAGGATTTCTCAAGGGATCTAGGGGTTTCCTAGAGGTGCACATCGTAAGGGAAGATCGGATACATCTGTAATCAAATAAGGTGAGTCGTAcaactctaaggttttgattatactAGATCTCTATCGCTTTGTACCATcgtttttttcccacaagggtttttccacgcaTAATAAAACTAGAGAAGATGTTAGATGATGACTA
Coding sequences:
- the LOC131257839 gene encoding disease resistance protein RPM1-like; amino-acid sequence: MAEAVISFFVQKLGEQLVNEVDLLSGFHDDVVWIKNELQTMRAFLKDADRRKEREELVEAWITQVRYLVYNAEDSVDEFMIRMESQRRLWNGHMGCIVFHACFIKQLIFRHRFSTQIRKIRKEVKEIQERGERFGFHSAFQEGRSSIANDDGHRDPGVAASWVEEADIVGLKNDTMKLEQLLLEKEETQQRTVISIVGMGGSGKTTLAKKVYKTAKTSFDCHAWIYVSQSFQKKEILKRMLEGFYESRREAAPNHTETMDEEKLAEMINNYLQVKRYALFLDDIWDTSVWEAVKYALPHEGGSKIIFTTRSENTARPVHEKWHIHKMKPLSHELAWELFVKRAFMNEDTQGTCPQHLVEVGNAMVKRCKGLPLAIVVIGGLMSNKGTDLAEWSVVFENLDSELKDNEDLARLNRALLTSYNYLPFHLKYCFLYCGLFPEDHVIKRKKLIRMWVAEGFIEEHPRKTPEEVSSNYFTQLIDRNLLQPVILHDTGELIACQVHDLMRDIAIHMFKKENFAAILTNRRNNFKEVQRRLAIQNTAIDIPGSMPELNPRSLLLFNDQEFPSSSFCRMFSKFKLLRGLDLEGTKIKILPNEVGGLIHLRYLSLRRTEIEELPVSLQRLHNLQTLDVRDSHLKGLPTGIEMLTTLTHLNLMKFIGSREFYKMPERIASLSNLQTLSGASVDGGFSRELGYLTQLKKLTIGEVKGEDCRQLCDSISQLKWLRSLKIVGLGYDQELNLQELSQPPQYLEKLYLVCAMEEFPQWIGSHNCLRRITLMDCQFVKDPLITLGQLPNLVSLCLNNAYVGKQIYCTSVGFPKLRTMIITAMEELEEWSRIEEGTMKSLQHLLIGSCPKLKMLPDGFQHLAAIQHLFLVDMSEEFMKRVRGGGDDHLKVRHIAEIRTFREVGGKYITELL